The Candidatus Kryptobacter tengchongensis DNA window CCAACTTCACCCTCAGCCATTGGATGATCGGAATCATAACCCATTTGTGTGGGAAGATCAAAAGCAACGGACAACCCCATTTGACCATGTTCAAGCAGATATTTGAATCTTTTATTTGTCTCTTCGGCAGTTCCAAAACCAGCATATTGACGCATCGTCCAAAGCCTTCCTCTATACATAGTTGGATAAACACCGCGCGTATATGGATACTCACCAGGAAAACCAAGTTTTGAAATATAGTCAAAATTTTCGTTGGGGAGATAAACACAGTCTATTTCAATTCCAGAATCCGTCTGAAATAATTTTTTCCTCTCTTTGAACTTATCGGAATTCAAAAACTTACTTTGCCATTCTTTCTTCAATTCTTCTAAATTTACCTTCATAATGATCTTTCAACTTTTGTTTCTAATTTCCAAATCCATAATTGAGGCAAATTTTTCAAGCGGGTTCTTTGGCTTTTGATTTGTATCTATAGATCACATTCAAAAGAACTTTCCCCACTTTCCCAAGCGATTGAGGTGAACATTTATCGGGTGTATCTTCAGTTGTATGCCAGTATGGATAATCAAAATCAATGATGTCAATTGTTCTAATTCCCGCCTCATTTAAAGGGATATGATCATCGTAAACATTGTATTTAATTTCATCTCTAAATTCAGAAATTCCAAGTTCACGGGCAATACCCCAAACATAGTTTACAACATCAGGGGCATACTTCACCGAGTTTGATTCTTTAAAGATTTGAAGTTCTTTATCCCCAACCATATCAAGCAAAATCCCAAATTGCGGAAGATAATTTACAGGTTTATTTTTTGCGAAATATTTTGAACCTATGCAAAAATTGTCAAGGTCCCCGGCAATTCCCAAATCCTCACCATCAAAGAAAACGATATCTACTCCTATCGGCGCTGGATTGTCTTTCAAAATTCGGGCAATTTCAAGTAAAACAGCGACACCACTTGCTCCATCATTTGCCCCAGGAACAGGTTGAATTCTCTTTGACGCTTCTCTTTCTTCATCTGCATACGGTCTTGAATCCCAATGAGCACATAACAGTATTCTGAAGCCAGATTTTAAATTAAACGAGGCGATTATGTTTGAAAGCTTAAAATTTTTCCCCAGGTATGAATGTGTAAATTCTTGCACATTTACAGCATCGGCATATTTTGAAATTTCATTGATGAGAAAATTCTTGCACTCCTCATGTGCATTAGAATTTGGAACTCGTGGACCAAAAGAGACCTGCTTTTTTAGGTATTCAAAAGCTGAATTCTCATTAAAATCAGGAATGTATACAGTATTAACATCGCCTTTTGGTTCGGGTTTTGAATTTTGCTCCTCCTTTTGAGAGTTGCAACTTAAGATAAAAATTAGCAAAATTAAAAGTAGAGCTCTGTGCATTTTATCCTGTGCTTTTATTCAAATGACAGATGTAAATTAAAAAATCAATTTCCAAATGGCAAATTACAGAGTTTTACATTCCTGGGATGTATCACCAGAAGAAGCTATAAAAATACAAAACGAGATGAGAAACCTTGTAAAGATTGAAAATTTACAAAGTCAAATTCGTTACATAGCGGGCGCGGATATTTCTTTTGACAAAGGCTCAAATACCGTTTATGCTGGGATAGTGGTTTTAAAATTCCCCGAACTTGTAGAGGTTGATCGGTCGCTTTTAATAACAGAAGTGAATTTCCCATATATCCCCGGACTTCTCTCATTCAGAGAATCGCCAGCATTAATCAAAGCATGGGAAAAGATAAAAATCATCCCTGATGTGGTCATTATTGACGGACAAGGAATAGCTCATCCGAGAAGATTTGGGATAGCCTCACATTTTGGAGTGTTAATTGATAAACCAACAATTGGATGTGCAAAAAGCTTATTGGTTGGAAAGTATAA harbors:
- a CDS encoding Peptidase family M28, with amino-acid sequence MHRALLLILLIFILSCNSQKEEQNSKPEPKGDVNTVYIPDFNENSAFEYLKKQVSFGPRVPNSNAHEECKNFLINEISKYADAVNVQEFTHSYLGKNFKLSNIIASFNLKSGFRILLCAHWDSRPYADEEREASKRIQPVPGANDGASGVAVLLEIARILKDNPAPIGVDIVFFDGEDLGIAGDLDNFCIGSKYFAKNKPVNYLPQFGILLDMVGDKELQIFKESNSVKYAPDVVNYVWGIARELGISEFRDEIKYNVYDDHIPLNEAGIRTIDIIDFDYPYWHTTEDTPDKCSPQSLGKVGKVLLNVIYRYKSKAKEPA
- a CDS encoding Endonuclease V, with translation MANYRVLHSWDVSPEEAIKIQNEMRNLVKIENLQSQIRYIAGADISFDKGSNTVYAGIVVLKFPELVEVDRSLLITEVNFPYIPGLLSFRESPALIKAWEKIKIIPDVVIIDGQGIAHPRRFGIASHFGVLIDKPTIGCAKSLLVGKYKEPDEKAGSYSYLYDSGEIIGVALRTRDNVQPVFVSIGHKITLDESIEIIMQSIRGYRIPEPTRQAHMLVNALRRGEIKPGTRTKPEQDSLFS